CTCTGACTCAGTCTCCGGGCCATATTGCATCGAATCCCACCACCCACCACCCTCCATCGCCATTCTTCTTTGTCAATTTTCTATCTTCTTTCTGTCTCTGTTTTGTTTACGTGCGACCCATTTTCACGTTCAATCATCATTGTTCCAGTCCTTCCTCCGCATTTAAGTTCCCAAAAGGAAAATGGCCATGGAATCCGCTCTTCATTTGCAAGTTCCTCATACACGGAGTATCCTTGATCTTCCCCGTGTCCCCGATTCATGAAACTCGGCCATGATGATGAGTCCTCTGTGTGTTGCTCAATGATCTGAAGGTGAGTTTCTGATGCAGATTTATGTGGTAGAGAACCGTAGAATACAATCCTAGGGAAGGATCAGGAGAGTAGAAAAGAATTTGGTGGTTTCGCTTGAGGGCGTTGAGAAATGGCGTCTCTTTCGAGCCAACCGTCCAAGAAGGCAATGAGGACCCCCGGTTCGGGCAATTCCCAGGGCGGCAGCCGGAGTTCGACCGGGCAGACCGTGAAGTTTGCTAGGCGGACCTCGAGCGGGAGGTACGTCAGCTTGTCCAGGGAGGACCTCGACATGTCCGGGAGCTGTCAGGGGACTACATGAACTACACCGTGCACATCCCGCCGACCCGGATAACCAGCCGATGGACTCGTCTGTGGCCGTGAAGGCTGAGGAGCAGTACGTCTCGAACTCCCTGTTCACAGGGGGCTTCAACAGCGTGACCCGCGCGCACCTGATGGACAAGGTGATTGAATCTGAGGTGAGCCATCCCCAGATGGCCGGGGCCAAGGGCTCCGCTTGCTCCATGCCGGCTTGTGATGGCAAGATCATGAAGGATGAGCGTGGCGTCGACGTCACACCATGCGAATGCAGGTGTGCTGTCATCCCTTTCGACCTAGAATCTCTCAATCATATGTTTGCTTGAGGCTTTAGTGtcaataattatacaaaatataGGATGTTATGAACTAGAGCAAATTGTGGCAAGATTGATCTTTGGAATTCCAACTTGTATTTAAGGaagatcaatttgataatttgaaatGGAAGGCTCATTGGAAGGTCCGATTCTATGAAATGAGTCAGTTTCTGGATTATATCATGGAATATGTGtggtttcttcttttgcttggGCTGAAAAACTCGAGCTTTGATGTTCAGGTTCAAAATCTGTAGAGACTGCTATATGGATGCTCAGAAGGACACCGGTTTGTGTCCCGGGTGCAAGGAGCAATACAAATCAGCAGATTATGACGACGACGTGCAGGATTTCTCAAGCGGGGCGCTGCAGTTGCCGCCTCCGGACAAGAGGGACGCGAACAACATGACCATGATGAAGAGGAACCAAACTGGCGAGTTTGACCACAACCGGTGGCTGTTCGAAACTAAAGGCACTTACGGCTACGGCAGTGCGTTCTGGCCTGAGGACGACATGTACGGGGACGACGGGGAGGAGCGGATGCACTCAGGTGTGCTGGACTCAATGGACAAGCCGTGGAAGCCCCTCAGCCGGAGATTGCCCGTACCTAATGGCATCATCAGCCCCTACAGGTTAGAGATCTAATCATCGCGATTGTCACAGTCGCCGTTTGCACATGTTGTTCAATGATCACAGTTCATTATCAGATAACTGTGACCTATATGACCAGGTTGCTGATCTTGCTCCGATTCGTGGTGCTCGGCTTCTTCCTGCACTGGCGAGTAACGCACCCAAACGAGGATGCGGTCTGGTTGTGGCTCATGTCAATCGTGTGCGAGATCTGGTTTGCGTTTTCCTGGATCCTCGATCAGATTCCTAAGCTTTGCCCAATCAACCGCTCCACGGACCTTCAGGCCCTCCATGACAAGTTTGACCTGCCTTCGCCGTCCAATCCCACAGGCCGCTCTGATCTTCCCGGCGTCGACTTTTTTGTCTCTACAGCGGACCCCGAAAAAGAGCCTCCGCTTGTTACTGCCAACACGGTCCTCTCTATCCTAGCCGCTGACTACCCAGTGGAAAAGATAGCCTGCTATATTTCCGACGACGGAGGTGCCCTTCTTACATTCGAGGCAATGGCTGAGGCTGCAAGCTTTGCCGACTTGTGGATCCCTTTCTGCCGGAAGCACAACATCGAGCCTCGGAATCCCGAGAGCTACTTCAGTATAAAGTCCGACCCCACCAAGAACAAGAGCCGAACGGATTTCGTCAAAGacaggaggaagatgaagagggAGTACGACGAATTTAAGGTGAGGATCAATGCACTTCCCGAATCTATCAGGAGGAGATCAGACGCGTTCCACGCGAGGGAGGAGATGAGGATGCTGAAGCACATGAGAGAGAGCGGGGGCGATCCGCTGGAGCCGATCAAGGTCCAGAAAGCGACATGGATGGCCGATGGAACTCACTGGCCCGGCACATGGACCAACCCAGCACCAGAACATTCCAAAGGCGATCATGCAGGAATTCTTCAGGTATATTGTCGATCACATCTTCTTTTTCGTGTTCAGCGATCGGATGCCATACCGTAATTTACGTTCTCCCATTATTGAGCCAACAAACTTGTGTTCTTTGCAGGTGATGTTGAAGCCACCCAGCCCCGATCCACTGATCGGGAATGCAGAGGATAAGCTCATCGACTTCACAGATGTAGACACCCGACTCCCCATGTTCGTTTACGTATCGCGAGAGAAACGTCCAGGCTACGATCACAACAAGAAAGCGGGGGCCATGAATGCCCTGGTACGAGCATCGGCGGTATTATCCAATGGCCCGTTTATTCTCAATCTCGATTGCGATCACTACATCTACAATTGCAAAGCTATTCGCGAAGGAATGTGCTTCATGATGGATAAAGGCGGCGAAGACATCTGCTACATTCAGTTCCCTCAGAGATTCGAAGGCATCGATCCTTCTGATAGATATGCGAATCGTAACACCGTGTTTTTCGACAGCAACATGCGTGCCCTGGATGGCGTGCAGGTATATCATCACACCCCTTAATATTTCGTTCCAGGAAATAAGATGATTTCTGCAGCTCATTTAGTTCGTCACAATGTTTGTGTCATATCAGGGGCCATTCTATGTCGGCACGGGCTGTATGTTCCGGCGGTTCGCTTTATATGGGTTTGATCCTCCACATGCAAAGAAAGTGCAAACTAGGACCGACTCCGAGACCCAAGCCCTAAACGCCACCGACTTCGACCCCGACCTGGATGTAAATTTACTGCCCAAGCGGTTTGGAAATTCTACGATACTGGCAGAGTCTATCCCAGTTTCTGAGTTCCAAGCACGCCCACTAGCCGATCATCCTTCGGTGGCGTTCGGAAGGCCTCCTGGAGCTCTCCGCATCCCACGTGATCCGCTCGATGCTGCCACCGTCGCTGAAGCCGTGTCGGTCATATCTTGCTGGTATGTACTCAGCTTATACTCGTGTACCCAATTGTTCTCAAAATGAGTTCAAACCCTTAGCAAAAAGTTTTAGCTGAAAATTTCAGCTCAAATTCAATGTAATGTTACTGCTCGCGTAGTATTAGGACTTGTAACTGAAATGGTTTTGCTATGAACAACAGGTATGAAGACAAAACGGAATGGGGTGATCGGGTCGGCTGGATTTACGGGTCAGTCACTGAGGACGTCGTGACGGGATATCGCATGCACAATCGCGGATGGCGCTCAATCTACTGCGTCACTAAGCGTGATGCGTTCCGTGGATCGGCTCCAATCAACCTAACCGATCGACTCCATCAGGTGCTCAGGTGGGCCACGGGCTCGGTGGAGATTTTCTTCTCGCAGAACAATGCTCTTTTAGCCTCACGAAAGCTCAAGTTCCTGCAACGCCTATCGTATATCAACGTCGGCGTCTATCCGTTCACGTCTATATTCTTAATCGTCTACTGCTTCCTCCCCGCTCTATCCCTTTTCTCAGGGAGCTTCATCGTGCAGACTTTAAACGTGACATTCCTGATCTACTTGCTCATCATTACGCTGTGCCTGATGGGCCTTGCCATCCTAGAGGTGAAATGGTCCGGCGTTGCGCTCGAAGAGTGGTGGAGGAATGAACAGTTCTGGCTTATCTCCGGCACAAGT
This Eucalyptus grandis isolate ANBG69807.140 chromosome 7, ASM1654582v1, whole genome shotgun sequence DNA region includes the following protein-coding sequences:
- the LOC104415930 gene encoding LOW QUALITY PROTEIN: cellulose synthase-like protein D4 (The sequence of the model RefSeq protein was modified relative to this genomic sequence to represent the inferred CDS: inserted 1 base in 1 codon; deleted 2 bases in 1 codon) yields the protein MASLSSQPSKKAMRTPGSGNSQGGSRSSTGQTVKFARRTSSGRYVSLSREDLDVRELSGDYMNYTVHIPPXPDNQPMDSSVAVKAEEQYVSNSLFTGGFNSVTRAHLMDKVIESEVSHPQMAGAKGSACSMPACDGKIMKDERGVDVTPCECRFKICRDCYMDAQKDTGLCPGCKEQYKSADYDDDVQDFSSGALQLPPPDKRDANNMTMMKRNQTGEFDHNRWLFETKGTYGYGSAFWPEDDMYGDDGEERMHSGVLDSMDKPWKPLSRRLPVPNGIISPYRLLILLRFVVLGFFLHWRVTHPNEDAVWLWLMSIVCEIWFAFSWILDQIPKLCPINRSTDLQALHDKFDLPSPSNPTGRSDLPGVDFFVSTADPEKEPPLVTANTVLSILAADYPVEKIACYISDDGGALLTFEAMAEAASFADLWIPFCRKHNIEPRNPESYFSIKSDPTKNKSRTDFVKDRRKMKREYDEFKVRINALPESIRRRSDAFHAREEMRMLKHMRESGGDPLEPIKVQKATWMADGTHWPGTWTNPAPEHSKGDHAGILQVMLKPPSPDPLIGNAEDKLIDFTDVDTRLPMFVYVSREKRPGYDHNKKAGAMNALVRASAVLSNGPFILNLDCDHYIYNCKAIREGMCFMMDKGGEDICYIQFPQRFEGIDPSDRYANRNTVFFDSNMRALDGVQGPFYVGTGCMFRRFALYGFDPPHAKKVQTRTDSETQALNATDFDPDLDVNLLPKRFGNSTILAESIPVSEFQARPLADHPSVAFGRPPGALRIPRDPLDAATVAEAVSVISCWYEDKTEWGDRVGWIYGSVTEDVVTGYRMHNRGWRSIYCVTKRDAFRGSAPINLTDRLHQVLRWATGSVEIFFSQNNALLASRKLKFLQRLSYINVGVYPFTSIFLIVYCFLPALSLFSGSFIVQTLNVTFLIYLLIITLCLMGLAILEVKWSGVALEEWWRNEQFWLISGTSAHLYAVVQGLLKVVAGIEISFTLTSKSAADEDEDIYADLYLVKWSSLMIPPIVIAMVNIIAIAFAFSRTIYSTVPQWSKFIGGAFFSFWVLAHLYPFAKGLMGRRGKTPTIVFVWSGLIAITISLLWIAIDPPQGGTAEAGASTFQFP